The genomic segment ATGTGTGTGATCTGTTGAAATACACTGAGTCTGTTACATGGTTCCTTCCTATCTGTGAATAGGAAGTCTTGACCACAAAGATCATGTGATCATTTATTTAGTTAGTGTTTGAATGACTATTATGTGCCTGGCCCTGTGCACATTTGTTCTTCCAAGAGTggctgggtggggctggggcagggggctTCCCATTTGGTGAACAAACTTAGAGTGTAGAGAGCTCTTATGGtgactccctccctcctcccccacccaccagctctgCATGGTTTCTCTGAGTCTCTTCAGGACCCTACTGAACCTCAGCTGTGAGGATGTCCTACTGCAGCTGGTTCTCAGGTACCTGTGGGGGCAGGACTGGGGCTGGCTGACCCTGAACTCTCAGGGCCCTCGGGGCCTTGTGAATTGCTGGGGCTGTGGGCTGTATTGGGGCTGCTCATGTGTTTCCTCTTGGAGCCTGACTTAGCCGTATAGTTCCATTGACCTGATGTTTTCCCAGGCCCTGTCTTCCTTCCTGATCCACCTGTGTCCTCTTTCTTTTGTCTTTCCCAGGTATCTTGTCCCATGTAACCACGTGATGCTGAGCCAGAAGCCAGCTGTGCGTGATGTGGACTTATATGGGCGAGCAGCTGACAAGTTTCTCTCCCTAATCCCACGCTGTTGTCGGCACCGTGCCCCTAGCCCACCCCGTCCAGAGCATGCCTCGTGGGCACGAGGTGGGCCTTGCAGAGAGGCAGGGAGAAGGGAGGACACCACGGGTATGGCCTGGGTTCTGAAGAAGCCTAGCAAGAaggtggggttagggtgaggggaGGGAGGTGGCCGTAAGTGGCGTCCCGTCTTTGAGGAGGTTGATGAGGGGTCTTGCTGAGAGGATCCTTAACCCCACCAAAGAAATTCAGGGTGGGACTTCTGAGCAGAGCTGTTCCTGTTTGTGATTCCAATATGTACTCTTCCTGTTTCCCTTATTTCTTTGGTGTTGGTGGTTGTGAGCGGGCTGAGGAAAAGGTTAACCTggaaggtagagagtcagcagtCTGAATAAGTCCCATGTTTCTGCCCCCTTTCTCAGTCTCTCTAAATGTCTGTCTTTCCTGGACCTTTGTCTCTGAtctttcttgaattttttttccctttgcagGCCCTGGAAGCCCGAGTGTTGATTCCTCTTCTGTTGTGACGGTGCCCCGGCCCTCTACACCATCTCGTCTGGCCTTCTTCTTGCGGCAGCAGAGCCTGGGTGGCTCTGAacccccagccccagctcctCGCTCCCCAGGGCTTGCCGCATCCCCAGCCTCCAGCCCTAGCCGACGGCCCAGCCCTGCAGAGGAGCCTGGTGAGCTGGAAGACAATTACCTGGAGTATCTGCGTGAGGCACGTCGTGGCGTAGACCGCTGTGTCCGAGCCTGCCGTACCTGGTCTGCTCCCTATGATGGCGAGAGGCCCCCTCCTGAGCCCAGTCCTATTGGCTCCCGGACTAAGAAACGCAGCCTACTGCCTGAGGAGGACAGGGACAAtgtgggggaaggggaggaggaagagctGGGGAGTGGGGGACTGGCTGGGGGTGCAGGGGGGGACCCTGgccacctgccccctccccagctcAATGGGGTGCCAGGACCATGGCCAGATGGGGCCAAGAAGGTTCGCCGGGTGCCAGAGGAGGGAGCTGGGGAACTGCTGGAGGGTACCTCCGAGGGCATGGCAGGACTAGAGGGCTTTGGGCAGGAGCTCCAGGAGCTGGAGGTGGCATTGAGCAATGGAGGGGCTGGCACAGAGCCCCCCCTAGAGCCTCCACTACCTCTTGAGGAGGAGGAGGCCTACGAGAACTTCAGCTGCCCCCCTGAGCCCCCTGGCCCCTTCCTCAGCAGCCCTTTGCGGACTCTCAACCAGCTGCCAAGCCAGCCCTTTACTGGTAAGCTACTTAACCTAGGTCTCCTTTTTTATGTAATCTCTGCATGTTCTCGACATGTTTGTGCTGATTCCTGAGACTTCTTGGCCTATGTCATTTATGTATCCTTGCCTAGCCCCTCATCCATTCTGCTTGGGTTCCTTCAAGATACGTATCAtgtcatctgtctgtctgtatgTCTTCCATGCTTGTGCTGATTTGTGTATTGCatgttcctcctcttcctccagtCTGGCTGTTTCCTGGGATTTGCGATCAGGATATTCTGTGTTTGGTGTCTCTTGGCGAATCACAGCAATAACCCTTATGAAAGGCATCTCTGCTATCTTGTGTGAGAGGCACCTGCATTCCTCTGTTTCATGTTGGGAGTCATATTGTTCCTATCAGTATGTCTCCCTGGGCATTGTGTCTCCTGTCAGTTCTCCTGTAATCCCAGGGTCTGCTCTTCTGGTGCTCTTCCCCTGCTCTTGCCTGGGCTCCTTCCTCCCTGCTTCTTTAAAGAAAGACCCAATTTCAAgtttctcctgcctccctctctcccctcccccatccttGTACCTTGTTGGTTGCTCTGACTGCCCAGTGAGACTTTCTTAGAGATTTATGGTTAGTAATTAGGATTGAAACTGATAACAGCGAAATACCTTTTTCAGGGCAAGTGACAAGGTGTGGCTGTATGTTCCCCAGCTGAATTCCTCTGGGTGCTTTAGGATGCCAGTGGAGCTAGACCTGACCAGAGTGGCTGGACTAACTCCTGTTTGTTTTTGCCTAAAAGTCAGCCCTACCTAGCCTAGCCCTCATCCTGCTCTTATCTTCACTCCTCAGCCTgcaccaggaaaaaaacaaaaccaagcgaAAACACCACTGGGAAGGTGTGCTAAGACCACGGGCTTTGGATTAGACATACCTTGATTTAGTAACTCTTCTATGACATTGGTGCCCGTAAATCACTAGGCACAATGCTGGCACACTGAGGACTCAGCAAGTGGTAGCTTCTCAGTAGGATTGTCATCTCTGGATGCCTGGCAGATTTAAGTTGCCCGAGGCAACCACCCGTTTTCCAGTTTGTAGTCAAATTGCCGTACCTTGATCAGTACCTGGGCCTGGAATATGCTGGCTATCCTGCTTGCACAGCATCAGGGTTTCTGCCCCAGAGTCATGCAAACTCCCTCTTCTTACAGACTGTAGAAAatacatctttccatttatttacccTTTGCCTGTTCCTTCCTACTTAGTTACCACTAGAAGGTGGTGTGCAGGTTTTACCACAGTCTGGAAGCATTAATTAAAGCTTCTGCACTTTTTCCTTTTGGTAAGCTTATTTgataggtgccctggtggtgcagtggttaagcacttggctgctaactgaaaagttggcagttcgaacccaccagctgctccacggtagaaagatgtggcaatctgcttctgtaaagattacagccttcgaaactctggggcagttctgctgtctcctataggatcgctatgagttgaaatcatctcgatggcaatgcgttttAACCTTATTTGAGCTTTACTAATTGCCTCTTTCAAGAAAGTTCCAGGAAAAGAGAGGAGTAGAAGGACAAAGTTACAAGGTATCTTAGGAACCTGTTAAACTAGAGTTTTTTTAAAGCTAAGTCTAGTTATGTGCATCTGGAGTGAGAGATGTTCTGGGATCTTTTTCAAGACTCATCTCCTTTTGCCCTTCCTTCTTCTGTCTCAATTCATAATACAGTTCTTAGATACATACCATTTCCCTCACCAATTCCTGATCAGAAGAACTGTAGTGGTTCTAGAATCTTAGTGCTGGTGACCTGGCTCAGTTAGAGGTCAGTTCTCCCAGTAGATCCTTCTAAACCCTTCTGTTGTCTTCTCCTCTACCATTGAGTCTGTCCTAAATCATTTTTCTCTGATCCTGACTAAGCTATCCTTTTTCTACAGATTCTATTCCATCTTGTTCCCAGCTCCTGAAGAACAGAGCTGATTTCTTCTCTGGTCCCCCAAAGATTATTCTCCTAACTTTAAGTAGGCCCACATTGTCACTTTCTTTGTCTTAGCtacacttttcttttctttctgaccCAGGTCTAGTGTTATGCAGTGTCTTATATGtaacctgatttttctttttggttctcATCACTTTCCTGCCTGCTCTTTCTTCTGTTCTGCCTCTTGGatgaagctttttttaaaaaaacgtgAAATATTATGTAGCCTGTATTGAACCTTACAGTTTTCCAAATCTTGGGCTAAATGCTTTATATTGATAATTATCTCATTGAACCTCTTAGTaaccttatgaggtaggtatattttcttattttaccaAGTATAAATTGAAGCTTAGAGAGTTTTGATTTGCCAAATAATTTGACTAGTAGAGGATAAAGCTAAAATATGAAACTAGGTCTAGGTGTGACTCCAGAGCCTCAGGTCTGGCTCTTTAGCTTGAATGTATGTAAATCTGGTTTATGGACTCTTGTGGATTCATGTAGTGTCTGCCATCTTATCTTGTCCAGAATACGTGGTCATGGGATATTTCAACATAGTCAGAGGCTGACATGAAAATAATTTTCATCTAGTGGGGTCTCTTGTTTTGGGGAGGAATGCTTGCAATACGTATTGTGTTCAGGCCTTGTATCCTTGTGCCCACCCCCCTCAGGCCCCTTCATGGCTGTGCTCTTTGCCAAACTCGAGAACATGCTGCAGAACTCCGTCTATGTCAACTTCCTGCTGACGGGGCTGGTGGCCCAGCTGGCCTGTCACccccagcccttgctccgctCTTTCCTGCTCAACACCAACATGGTCTTCCAGCCCAGTGTCAAGTCCCTGCTGCAGGTGTGCGATGCATGCATGGGTGCGTCCAGGCTCCATGGTGGGCCAGGTCTGCAGCTGGAGTGGCTCTGGGGGGTTGGCTGGGAATGCCCAGTAGGGCTAGAAGGGACTGTGTCAGTCTGGAGTCATTCAGAAATGTCATGAAGTTGTGCTTCATAGGTGCTGGGCTCTGTGAAGAATAAGATTGAGAGCTTCGCCGCCTCCCAGGAGGacttcccagcactgctttccaaAGCCAAGAAGTACCTCATTGCCCGTGGCAAGCTGGACTGGGCTGAGGGGCCTGCAGCAGGACCTGTCCCCCGCCGCTCTGATCCTCTAGGTGAGGCCTGCCCTATGACCCCTCTCCCTACCCTTCCTGGACAGCTAATTAGCCCAAGTTAATTGAGCACTTATTAAGGGTGAAACCTTGTGTCAGAAACTGAAAAGTTGTAGAAAATTGAGTCTAGATATTTGTCCTCAGGTGTCTGGTTAGAGGATAGAACATAGCTTTGTCCACTAAGAGCTAAATTAGCAGTACCAGTAAAAATTGCACTTGGAGTTGGGAACAGGCAAAGGGACAGAGTAGCCTTCAGGGTTGAAATATTGTTTACAGCTTGGTAAAGAACATTATATTTGTCATGGACCTTGAGATATGGGTAGGACTTAGGTAGGCAAAAGAATGGGAGGTTTTTAATCTTTTGTTCAGGGGACAGTATGGACCATTTAGTTGGAGTCACTTTGGAAAGTGATGGAACAGTTGGTGATTTGACCAGAGCAGAAGGTTCTCAGAGTAGAAGTTATGCTGGGTGGAAGTTGTAATCTTTTAGGCAGTGAGAAACTATTGGAGATTTTTGGATCTGGGAGTGGTGAGATGAGTATGTTAAGTCTCGTGCTAGGTGAATTGGAGttagaagaaaatggaagcagGAAGAGCAGTCAGGAGGCTTCTGCAGTAATGCAGATGTGACCTGTATGGCTTGAATTGCAGTAGTGGGAATATAAAGGAAGAGTTTGATGAGGTAGAAATGGGAAGAAAGTATTGGCAGAATTTGGTAAGTGGTTGTGTGCTATAAGGAAGGAGGAAGAACTAAATATGGCCTTGAAGTTGTAAATCTAGATCTTTCATTCACCAGGTGTCTGAGCACTTGCCATATATGTTAGGCACTTGGTACAGGGGATTCAGTGAAATACAAGACATGGCCTCTGCCTTCAAAGAACATAGAATCTGTAGAGTAACTAGGGTATGTAATAACTGAGGGCACAAGGTCCCAGAGGTGGTGGAAATAATGGGCTCCAGGGTACCAGTAAGGATTTGTACAGGAAAAGGGCTtggagggtttgttttttttttcccctctgcgaCAAATGAAGAGAGTAAAGAGAAAATGACATGTACGAATAGAGTTGTGAAGTGAGAGGACGGTTAAAGAATTGATGTCATTTTTTATTTGCTAATCAAAATAATACGCTGAGAGCAAGAGAACAGAGGTGAGATGGGGACTTAAGGAGAAAAGTGTATGGGTTGGGAAGAATACCACACAGTTGCGAGGATCCATTGGAAACTCCTTAACGTGATCTCCTCCTGGTCCAGCACTGTGAATATTCTTGTTTCCACTGCCCTGGCACTGTGGTCACTGTGGAGCGCCCAGGGATACAAAGGTAAATAAGTCACACTCCAAGCGTATAGATTAATGTAAGAGGTAGAAGATATGTAAACAAATGACTGAAGTGTGATGTGGTAAGGGCAGTAAAATAGAAACATAGCGGAGAGGAAATCAGAGGAGGTTTTCCGGAGAGGTGGGACTTGTAAAAATTAGGCCAGGAAGGATTGAAAAAGTGGGGAGAGCAAAATTTAGGCAAAGAGAGCTTACAGAAGCATGCAGAGTGCTTGGACGGTTTCAGGGAGAGGTGTGAATGCAAAAGCAAGGTAGCTATGGAGAGCTTTGAGAAGAGGTTGGACAGGGTAGGTGGAGCCTGCATGTGAAGGGCTCTGAATGCCATGTTTAATAGATTTGTATAGCATCTGTCTGTAGCCAGTATTATAGGTAGGCCATATAGTGATCTAGAGGCTAGAGTCTAGGCCCTAGATAGTGGGCATGGATCCAGAGTCAGGAATCTAGGCAGAAAGTTAGAATCTAGGAGAATAGGCAACGTTTTAAATGGCTCATTTCAGTCTAAGGTGACATGAAGTTTTCTGGCCACACTAGTTAGTGGTTGGCTTTGGTGACTGTAGGAGAGGAACTGCTGGAAGGCGAAGTGGTTGTACAGGAGGGTAGaacctggagggacagtggcattTGAAGGAAATGAAGTAGTCGTCAAACTGTGATTGCATGTATAGTTCCTGTGAGTATTGAAAGAGCGAGGAAGGGGGCCAGGCATTGTGTACAGATAGGAAGGGAGAAGGTGGAAGTGGGTGACTACTAGTTTAGGAGGGTGATGGGAAGCATGAAGTAaggacctgttatggattgaggaGAAATATCTTGGCGGTGGTAGAATAGTGATTGGAATGAGAGTAATAGGAGAATCCCTTTGCATAAGGGGGTATGGAGAAGTGGCTGAGAATGAAGTGGCTGAAGTGTTTGAGAAGAGTGAGGATGGAGGTCAGCTGGGTGGGGAGGCTGGATAGAGGGAGGAAGGCTGGACAGGCAGCATTTTGGTGCTAGAGTGAGAAAGAGCCCCTTCCCACTCTAGTCTTCAGATTCATCTTGAGGGATGAGACAGGAAATGGTGTCCTTTATTCCATTCCCTCAGAACCCTAGTCAAGAAGTCCAGGAATCTAGCGGGTGGGGGAGCTGCctttcccagaccaagggagatTCCCTCACTCCAGCGCTTCTGTGATACCCGTTTATTCCCAGTGAAGAGCCGGAGGCCATCCTTGGGGGAGCTGCTCCTGCGGCACGCACACAGTCCAACCAGGGCCCGCCAGGCGGCACAGTTGGTCCTTCAGCCTGGGCGAGACGGAGCAGGACTTGGCCTAGGTGGGGGCTCCCCTGGGGCTTCAACTCCAGTTCTGCTCCCCCGGGGCGGGGCCCCTGAGCGCCAAGGTGAGGCTCTGCGTGTCAAGAATGCTGTCTACTGTGCAGTCATTTTCCCTGAGTTTCTCAAGGAATTGGCTGCCATCTCCCAGGCCCATGCTGTCACCTCGCCTTTCTTGTTGGATACTTCAGAGGAGGGTTCTGCCCCTTCTGTTTCAGGCTTTGGGCCCCTCAATCCTTAACTCTCTTCCATGGACAATCAGGGCCGTGGGTGGCCTGGGTTGGGGCCAGGGCGCAGGCTCCTTTTTGTTTGGAGGCAGTGGCAAGAggactttttaatttatttcagaaGAACTGTTTTATGGAGAACTTATTGCAATATGTATAAAAGGGAAATCTCTATTCTGTGCTCATTTTCTTTCCCACCCTTTTCTGTGGGGCTGGGGCCCCAAGAAGGCTGTACATGGATGGGGAGATGATTAGGGGTTATTTTTTCTCTGGTGAGGACATTGATGCCAAGTTTCAAGGTTCCTCTTATGTCATATGTGCCATCCCCTCAGAGGcaagaaaactggaaaaatgtAGGGACTCTCCCCCCTCCTCCAGACCCCAGAAGGAAGAAGCAGCATGGGGCCAGGATGGTTTGGGGGAGCAGCAGCTGGTGTTTATTGGGAACCAGTATCCCTATGCCAGATCTTGGGGGCCTTGCCCCCTGCATCTCTTGCCTCAGCCTCAGTCGTCGCTGTCGAACTCCGAGGACAGACCCTGCAGCAGGGGCAGGGACATGGAGTGCCGGTCGGGGTCCCCGGGGCCCCCACCCTGGGCTCCTGGTGGGGGGCTGCGGGGGCTGAAGAGCCAGTTTTCTGCCGGGGTTGGGGATATAGTCACAGCTTGACTCATGCCCTGGTCTTTTGCCTCCCTACTCCCTCCATTTGGACCTCTGTGTTGTCCTCACCCCTCGCCAGGGCCATGCTTCCGTCTTGCCCTTCCCTGGCTCCCTCCCTCACTTTCCCTCACCAGGGTCCAGTACACAGTCATGGGTGCTCCACACATTCCTGGGCTATACTCCCCATGtcctctccctctctgccttGTCCCATCCCTCATTTCCATTTCCCCTTGTAGTACCTGACAGCATCAGTGGTCCCCTCCGGAAGGGGTTTCGGCCCTTGTAGGAGAATCTGGTGGGTCTGCCCTCTGGCCCTTCCTGGGGAGGTGGTGTCGATGGGGTTGGTACAGGTGGGGGTACAGCAGCAGCTTCGGGGATATTAGCAGGGGCTAATGTGGGCGCCAGAGGTGGCATGATGCTAAGGTTGGGTCTGACCCAGTTGGCCCCATGGGGCAATGGGTCCTTGTTCAGGGGCTTCTGTGGTCCCAGCACACCCTTGGGCTGCAGTGAAAACTTGAGGCAGGAGAAGGCAATAGGCAGTGACCGCTGTAACCGAAGCAGCTGGGGCTCACGGGCCGTGGGCAATAGCCCCAGCTGCAGCCAGGAGCAGGAGAAGACCTGGTAGATGACATAGATGCTGTGGGTGCCTCGGAGCCAAGAAAGAGTCTGCTGTAGGCTAACCTGCCCTGGTGGTAGCAGCAGGAAGGCCACCTTCTTGCGCAGACCACCCAAATGTAAGCGGATTCGGCAGGGCTGTCCATCCAACAGTCGCATCTCTTCATAGGTTATCTCTGCCCGGTCATTTGGTGAGTATTCTCGAGTACAGTAGGCAAAAGTACCCTCAGACCCTGTCTGCTCCAGGAGGCTTGGCAGTGGCCCCACTGGTTGCAGTGCCCGCCGACCCTGGCGACCTGGCAAAGCCAGGCGGGTATGGGCTGGGCGGGACTGTTTCACTAGCACCCCCAGTAGGTCATAGCAGGCTGCATCCGACAGGAAAGGTACTGCCACTACGCCGGGCCCAAAGCGCTCCTCAATGACCTGCGGGTGGCCAGTTTATAGGTCAGGGACTGAGTAAGGGTCAGAAGTTAGCTTAGTAGCCTACTCTAGACAGATCTTCCCGCTGTTCAACTACATCTCCACAATGTACTCAAATTATCCTACTTCCGGCTTATCTCCCAGTTTTCTTCTGCAGCAAAACGGAATGTCTGTGTGCCAAATTCTGCTAGATACAGGGAATACATAAAAGGATGACACTTTGTTCTTGTCCTGATATAGCTCATTTAGTGGGGGAGACAAAAATTAGTTAAATGAAATACTACGCAGCAGGGTATGGAGATGACAGAAGTGGTTAACAGTCTTTGTCTTTGATGGAAAGGGGACCAAAGATGGTTTCTAAGTGGTAATACTTGAGCTTTGAAGGAATTAGTGAGGCAGAAGAATGGTCAGTTCAAACAGGGGACAACCAGTAAAAACATCTGAACTCACAAACCACGAGGGGCACATTCAGGAACACATAATTAATTTCATATTACTGAAATGTAGGGTATGAAGAAGGAGAGGCAGACAGGAACTCGATTACGAAAGGCCTTGTGATTTGCTATTGTGACTGGAGTTTTATCCTGAGGGGAATGGGAAGGAAGCCACTTCAACGGCTTTGGGTAGGAGGGAAGTATCAGTTGTTTAAGAAAGCAAATTTTGAATAGGAAGGCATGAGATAAGGAGAGGTAGAGAGATCAGTTAAAGTACTGAAAACTCCGGGCAAGAGATGATGAAGACCAGAACTGAAATAATGGGTGAAGATATTAGAGAGATTTAGGGTGTAGAATCACTAGAATTTGATCACGGATGGATTGTGGGGAAAGGGATCCTCAAGGATCATTCCTAGGTGATTGGTTAGGTGGGTGATGTCATTAACTGATAATAGGTACACAGAAGTAGGTGGGGAATGTCTTTTCATACATGGTATTTATAACCCCCTAGTTCTACTCTTCGATGACACTGGGTTAGCATACATTTGCCCTGTCTTCAGGGGTTATAAAAAGATAGTTCTTTCAATGGAATCTGAGACCTCATCTTTGTAATGCTAATTTTACCACACTTTTAGGGATTCTAGTTTCCCTTAGTTTTTGTCCTTGTCTTGGCCTTTTTGGGCTTGGTAACCTAACTCTGGAAACCCTGCAAGACCCTCTCTAGTAATTGTACCTAGGTTTTATGGTTTTGACCTGTCCAGGATATTGTTGGCTGAGATTTCTGGCTCTGTGTTCTGCTAGGGAGAAGGGGCACATAAAATTCCCTCTTTGGGCCCTTTTCATGTTTGAGCCCTGTGCCTAAAGTGGTATACTCCCTACCCCCAGCCACCAAATGCTACGTGTCTGTGTACCTCCTCATGGCATTGCCCGCTTTGCTGGCCTGCTGGTAGAATTCCCCATTGTTCCTTTAGGCTGCTCTTTCTGTTATAAAGCTGTTTTTGAAGTGCTGCCCTCTAGCTTAAGAGGAAGGTAGCCTTCTGATTTGAGTTGTATCTACTGTGGACAAACTGAAGTAGCTAGAAGGTTGTGATCTTTTGCCACCTGGCCAAGGAAATAGGTATTTCTTGATATTTATGGAGGAATCTCCCTCCCATTCCTTCTCTTTGCTTCACTGAGACATGGAGCACTTTTCTTCTGGGTGcctgaagaacagggcattaagTTTCCAGCTAGGTTTCCAGGGGTGAAAGCAGAGCACCAGTGGGTTGGGCATTTTTAGATAGAGTGCTGTGCCCCATGACAAAGCATAGTCACCAAGTGTAAATCCTGAAGCTTACCGTTTACGTCTAGCCTCCTTCACAAGTAAGACAAATGGAAATATCTCCAGGAGAGGCCCCTCTAGTGAGGAGTATGACATTTAAAATATCTGGTGCTTATGGTCCAAGCTTCTGATAAAAGGGTGAGTTCCTGCCTTACCTGGAGATTTTTTTCTAGTATATAGGCATTGATTTTCCATGGAGGTTTACTAGGTCCTCTTACTTTTAAGGGCCCCAAAGGCCCCAGTGGTTATCCTAAAATAGGGAAAATTGAGGAGCTTAGTTCTTTGCTGGGATGACTGTTCCTTGCTAGAGTCACCATCTGAGACTACTACCAGCTTCCATTGAACTTCTACCTCTGGGCTCCCACCCACTGCTGtgcagttgattcccactcatagtgaccccatggggcttccaaggctgtaaatctctatggaaagccacatctttctcctgaagccgctgatcttttggttagcagttgatcactttaaccactgccccaccggggctccttatctGTGGGTCCAATTCTATGAAACTTAGAGACCTTGAAAATTTAGGTCTTTTAAGGGcagctcagagccctggtggcacagtggttaagagttctgctgctgaCCAATACATTGGCCGTTTggatacaccagccactccttggaaaccctatgggacagttctactctgtcctatagggtagctatgaattggaattgatggcaatgggtttttttttttttttttaagggcggCTCAGGAGGATGATGGTGGAAGATTGTCTTCCTGGATATATCCTGTGTAGTTTGAATTCTGAAGGGGGAGCTCTTGAGCCACATTCTGTTCATCCAGATATTCTACAACATGCCTAATTGTCATCAGTTGTagagaggtttttgttttgtgtagAGAGGAAACCAGATCACTCAAAGATGACCTATTTGGAATTTGCCACATTCCACCCGTGATTTATCCTGCACTTCTCTACCCTGACTTCCTGACTGTTTGCCATTTAAATAGGATAGGGAGTTTTTCTGAAACTTGGAGATGGTATAACTTTCTAATAGTTGAGACCCTATTTACTTTTACCCTAATTCTGATTGATCTAGTCCAGAACCAACCTTCTACACTGTTGAGACTAGCTTCTCTAATACTTGGGAGAATCTTGGCTGTCTTGTTTCTGCTTCTCTGGGAAGCTGGCCTTTGCAGCTACTCCATTTGGAATGGCAGCAACATGCCATTAAGGCTGCTTTGAGTCTGGTAGGCACTGCTTTAAGATGGTTCTGTTAAGCTTTGTGTCTGCCTTCTGTGTGTGCTTTAAATCCCATAGCCAGAGCCTGATCCCTAAATTCTCCAACCTGAGAAATTTGCAGCCTGCAACTGACAAGTTATTTGGTGGAATTTGTTGGACTCCTGCATCCCAGGTACAGCTGAGATCTCCCTACTCCTTGAAATCTCCATATTTGGCCTACAACCCAAATTTCTCATTCTTTGGAAATTAAGGTAGAGGGAAATATCTGAAGAGTTGAAGGTAAAGACCATGTTCTTTAAAACACTTAAAGGGCCTTTCCTGATCAGCCCTTATGCCTTTTCAGCCTCGTTTTCACCACTACCTCTTTGAATTTTACTCTAGCAGACCACTTACAGttcaaaaatacatatttttctttttcctctcctgGCTTTTGTACATGCTCTACCTCTTTGATTAGTACATTGTTCACTCACCCTCCCTTCTGCTTATTACCTTACTCAGGTATTTCTTAAGCACCTTTTATGTGTCAGGTACTTCTCTCCCCCTTTGTGTGAATAACTCCTACTTGTCTAGCTAGGATGTCACACTCTTTAGGAAACTTTCCTGACTTAAGACTTATCCTTGATTAGTTCCTCATGTTTCTGGTCTCATACCCCCTTATTTACCCACCTTATCCTTGATGAGGGTCCAGGTGGCATCAGCTTCATCTAGTGTCAGCAGGTGGGGGGTACCAACCAACATGGTGTGGTATGGGGTGTGGGAAGGGTTGGGCACGGTGGTGGCTGCTGCAAGAACCCCAAGCTACCCAGGGAGGTGAGGCCCCCAACCTTGGGCTCTGATCTACTGCAGCATGAGGTCATAGAGGTCTAGCTAGGTGATGAGTCCTTGGGTAGGGAGA from the Loxodonta africana isolate mLoxAfr1 chromosome 7, mLoxAfr1.hap2, whole genome shotgun sequence genome contains:
- the FHIP1B gene encoding FHF complex subunit HOOK-interacting protein 1B isoform X5, with translation MERMNWLSRLASRGPGHRVPPGASLQTPVMADPETCLMVFKNHWSQVVRILERRGPRAAPGGTDDLSAVCNHTYQMLTLLAEDRAVPSAPTAPGPLLEFALREDLLTRVLAWQLQWDELGDGVEERRAEQLKLFEMLVSEARQPLLRHGPVREALLVLLDACGRPVPSSPALDEGLVLLLSQLCVCVAREPSLLEFFLQPPPEPGAAPRLLLFSCLVPFVHREGTLGQQARDALLLLMALSAGSPTVGRYIADHSYFCPTSVEEMIASTAYLELFLRSISEPALLRTFLRFLLLHRHDTHTILDTLVARIGSNSRVWPLPLSWLTWLCMVSLSLFRTLLNLSCEDVLLQLVLRYLVPCNHVMLSQKPAVRDVDLYGRAADKFLSLIPRCCRHRAPSPPRPEHASWARGGPCREAGRREDTTGPGSPSVDSSSVVTVPRPSTPSRLAFFLRQQSLGGSEPPAPAPRSPGLAASPASSPSRRPSPAEEPGELEDNYLEYLREARRGVDRCVRACRTWSAPYDGERPPPEPSPIGSRTKKRSLLPEEDRDNVGEGEEEELGSGGLAGGAGGDPGHLPPPQLNGVPGPWPDGAKKVRRVPEEGAGELLEGTSEGMAGLEGFGQELQELEVALSNGGAGTEPPLEPPLPLEEEEAYENFSCPPEPPGPFLSSPLRTLNQLPSQPFTGPFMAVLFAKLENMLQNSVYVNFLLTGLVAQLACHPQPLLRSFLLNTNMVFQPSVKSLLQVLGSVKNKIESFAASQEDFPALLSKAKKYLIARGKLDWAEGPAAGPVPRRSDPLVKSRRPSLGELLLRHAHSPTRARQAAQLVLQPGRDGAGLGLGGGSPGASTPVLLPRGGAPERQGEALRVKNAVYCAVIFPEFLKELAAISQAHAVTSPFLLDTSEEGSAPSVSGFGPLNP
- the FHIP1B gene encoding FHF complex subunit HOOK-interacting protein 1B isoform X2; the protein is MERMNWLSRLASRGPGHRVPPGASLQTPVMADPETCLMVFKNHWSQVVRILERRGPRAAPGGTDDLSAVCNHTYQMLTLLAEDRAVPSAPTAPGPLLEFALREDLLTRVLAWQLQWDELGDGVEERRAEQLKLFEMLVSEARQPLLRHGPVREALLVLLDACGRPVPSSPALDEGLVLLLSQLCVCVAREPSLLEFFLQPPPEPGAAPRLLLFSCLVPFVHREGTLGQQARDALLLLMALSAGSPTVGRYIADHSYFCPVLATGLSALYSSLPRKIEVPGDDWHCLRREDWLGVPALALFMSSLEFCNAVIQVAHPLVQKQLVDYIHNGFLVPVMGPALHKTSVEEMIASTAYLELFLRSISEPALLRTFLRFLLLHRHDTHTILDTLVARIGSNSRLCMVSLSLFRTLLNLSCEDVLLQLVLRYLVPCNHVMLSQKPAVRDVDLYGRAADKFLSLIPRCCRHRAPSPPRPEHASWARGGPCREAGRREDTTGPGSPSVDSSSVVTVPRPSTPSRLAFFLRQQSLGGSEPPAPAPRSPGLAASPASSPSRRPSPAEEPGELEDNYLEYLREARRGVDRCVRACRTWSAPYDGERPPPEPSPIGSRTKKRSLLPEEDRDNVGEGEEEELGSGGLAGGAGGDPGHLPPPQLNGVPGPWPDGAKKVRRVPEEGAGELLEGTSEGMAGLEGFGQELQELEVALSNGGAGTEPPLEPPLPLEEEEAYENFSCPPEPPGPFLSSPLRTLNQLPSQPFTGPFMAVLFAKLENMLQNSVYVNFLLTGLVAQLACHPQPLLRSFLLNTNMVFQPSVKSLLQVLGSVKNKIESFAASQEDFPALLSKAKKYLIARGKLDWAEGPAAGPVPRRSDPLVKSRRPSLGELLLRHAHSPTRARQAAQLVLQPGRDGAGLGLGGGSPGASTPVLLPRGGAPERQGEALRVKNAVYCAVIFPEFLKELAAISQAHAVTSPFLLDTSEEGSAPSVSGFGPLNP